The genomic segment AGACAGCATGTTAACGCCCAGCAGTGCCGCAGCACGGGGAAGGAAATCTTTGCCTGTCGTGGTGGCTGCCGCCAAAATATGCGAGTAGTTGGTGCCGATGTTGGCAACCAGATCCCCCATTACTTCACCCAGCTGATGTTCATAAACAGCATTGTCCGCCAGCAACACCTTGCCAACACCAGCTACTGCCGCTGCTGCATCTGCAACGGCTTGGCAACCAGCGCCTGCAACCAGTACTTCTACGTCACCACCAATCGCGGCAGCCGCTGCCAGAACGTTCAGCGTGGCGCCTTTCAGAGTAGCGTTATCATGTTCCGCTATTACCAGAATACTCATTTCATCTACTCCTGTTTACAGCACTTTCGCTTCGTTCTTCAGTTTTTCGACCAGCTCTGCAACATCGGCCACCTTGATACCCGCCTGGCGTTCTGCCGGTGGAACGACTTTCAGCAGCGCCAGGGTTGAACCCATGGTCACACCCAAATCTGCTGGCGTAGTCAGCTCCAGAGGTTTGCGCTTGGCCTTCATGATATTAGGCAAAGACGCGTAGCGAGGTTCGTTCAAACGCAGATCTGTTGTAACAATCGCAGGCAGATCCAGTGCAACGGTACGCAAGCCACCATCCACTTCGCGAGTCACCTTGACCTTGTCGCCATCAATCAGCACTTCAGAGGCAAAGGTGCCTTGTGCCATGCCGGTCAGGGCACCCAGCATCTGGCCGGTCTGATTGTTGTCACTATCAATGGTCTGTTTACCCATCAGCACCAACTGCGGGGCTTCTTTCTCGACCACTGCCTGCAGCAAGCGAGCAACGGTCAACGATTCCAGCTTGTCTTCGGTTTCAATCAGGATGCCACGGTCAGCACCCAGCGCCAAAGAGGTGCGAATCTGTTCCTGTGCCACCTTGGGACCGATGGAAACAACGACGATTTCTGTGGCAATACCCTTTTCCTTCAGGCGCACCGCTTCTTCAACAGCGATTTCGCAGAATGGGTTCATGGCCATCTTGACGTTATTCAGATCAACATCCGAATTATCCGGCTTGACGCGCACCTTGACGTTGTAGTCGATGACGCGTTTTACAGCGACGAGAACCTTCATAGATTCCTCTTATCTTCAAATGATTGGATTTCCAACCCCAATTTGCACAATAACGCGATGATACGGCGCTACTCAGGGGACTTTCGACCAGCAGAATTATTCTGGTCTTTTACCTTTACGTCAATAGTGAGGTCTGTTTGTTTCCAAAACGGCAGCATTCCCAAGCGATTCAGTTGCCTGAAACAGGGACGAACGTATAATGCTGCACCTTTAAACAATTAAACAATATGTGTTTTCTCGATGATTTGCTAATCGTCAACAAGAAATCAAATCTGAATAGCACCGCTTTAGCCAATAATTCTAACTGTTAACAGGAGAGATCCGAATGGACCGTGATGTGATGGAGTATGACGTTGTAATCGTCGGCGCAGGCCCTTCTGGTCTGGCAGCCGCTTGCCGCATCAAGCAGGCTGCCAACGAGGCAGGCAATGATATTTCGGTCTGCCTGGTCGAAAAGGGCTCCGAAATTGGCGCCCACATCTTGTCGGGTGCCGTCATTGAAGACCGCGCCCTGACGGAACTGTTCCCGAACTGGAAAGAATCCGGTGCGCCACTCACAACGGCTGTCAGCAAAGATGAAGTTTACTTCCTGCTCAGTGACCGCCACTCTGTGCAAGCACCCGGCTGGGCGGTGCCCAAACCAATGCACAACCACGGCAACTATGTCGTCAGTGTCGGTAACCTCTGTCGCTGGCTGGGCCAGCAAGCCGAAGAGCTTGGCGTTGAGATTTACCCGGGCTTTGCGGCCGCAGACCTGATTGTTGAAGACGGTGTGGTAAAAGGGGTCGTCACTGGCGATATGGGTGTCGACGCTGCCGGCAACCCGAAAGACAGCTACATGCCTGGCATGGAACTGCGCGCACGTTACACTCTGTTTGCAGAAGGCTGTCGTGGTCATCTGGGTAAGCGCCTGATCAGCGAATATCAACTGGATTCAGGCAAGGATCCCCAGCACTATGGCATAGGCATCAAGGAGCTGTGGGATATCGACCCCGCCAAACATCAACCAGGGCTGGTCATGCACGGTACCGGCTGGCCACTCAATGAATCCTCATCATCCGGTGGCTTTTTCCTCTACCACAGCGATGACGGTCAGGTCGTGGTCGGCTTGATCACAGATCTGTCGTATTCCAATCCACACGTCAGCCCCTATGATGAATTTCAGCGCCTGAAGCACCATCCGGTGATTGCGCAATATCTGGAGGGTGGCAAACGCGTTTCCTATGGTGCCCGAGCCATTACC from the Candidatus Thalassolituus haligoni genome contains:
- a CDS encoding electron transfer flavoprotein subunit beta/FixA family protein; translated protein: MKVLVAVKRVIDYNVKVRVKPDNSDVDLNNVKMAMNPFCEIAVEEAVRLKEKGIATEIVVVSIGPKVAQEQIRTSLALGADRGILIETEDKLESLTVARLLQAVVEKEAPQLVLMGKQTIDSDNNQTGQMLGALTGMAQGTFASEVLIDGDKVKVTREVDGGLRTVALDLPAIVTTDLRLNEPRYASLPNIMKAKRKPLELTTPADLGVTMGSTLALLKVVPPAERQAGIKVADVAELVEKLKNEAKVL
- a CDS encoding electron transfer flavoprotein-ubiquinone oxidoreductase, with the protein product MDRDVMEYDVVIVGAGPSGLAAACRIKQAANEAGNDISVCLVEKGSEIGAHILSGAVIEDRALTELFPNWKESGAPLTTAVSKDEVYFLLSDRHSVQAPGWAVPKPMHNHGNYVVSVGNLCRWLGQQAEELGVEIYPGFAAADLIVEDGVVKGVVTGDMGVDAAGNPKDSYMPGMELRARYTLFAEGCRGHLGKRLISEYQLDSGKDPQHYGIGIKELWDIDPAKHQPGLVMHGTGWPLNESSSSGGFFLYHSDDGQVVVGLITDLSYSNPHVSPYDEFQRLKHHPVIAQYLEGGKRVSYGARAITKGGLNCLPKMTFPGGLLIGCDAGTLNFAKIKGVHTAMKSGMVAADAVIAAIATDRRHDELTEFTTAFESSWAWQELQRSRNFGPALHKLGTLGGAAFNFIDQNIMALPLTLHDTRADHDTLRPASECKPIDYPKPDGKLSFSKLDSVFIGNVNHAEDQPCHLKLADEDIPLEVNLIQWDEPAQRYCPAGVYEIIEDEAGKRFQINSQNCVHCKTCDIKDPSQNITWVTPEGSGGPNYPNM